GACTCAGGTTTTGTACAAAGCCTGAGAGTCAGAACTCAGGCTTCTCTGCTcctgtctgttttgtgtttgtctcctctctcagaCCTGTTATCTCTCTCCTGATGCATTATGGGTAGTCCAACCCTCACTCAGAGCTGTTATCTCTCTCCTGATGCATTATGGGTAGTCCAACCCTCACTCAGAGCTGTTATCTCTCTCCTGATGCATTATGGGTAGTCCATCCCTCAGTGAGAAGTGACAGCTGcggtctgtttctgtttcctctgagAGCTTTTATCTGCCTCccaaacacaagacacacattcagacatgATAAAGCTTTGTCCTGAGTGGGCTGTAATTGGTGGTAACCACGGCAACGGCCAATCAAAGGACTTAATTTTGCTGTACAAACATCATAAaactctgcagctgcagcagaggaaCAGCCTGCTGCGTGTCACTCACCTGTCCCGTCCTGTTTCAGACCTGAACCTGTCTGAGGACCTCATTGAGGACATGTGGTTGGGCGTCTCAGTAGCCAGTCAGGGCCGACCTGGGGGGAGGGTCCTGGTGAGTCTGTGTTCTCATTGGCTGATCAAGCTGTTACCGTTTGTAACCTTTCTTTAAGCATAAATGTAGCTCTGAGATGGCAGCATGTGTCCTGAttttaaagggccagttcacccaAAATACAAAACCATGTTCTCTCAGTAACCTGTAGTGATACCTgaccagacacacactcacctccGCTCACCTCCACCTGTACTGAGGTGGAGGCAGAACTCAAACCTGGACACAGAAAACGAACAAAtgaataattattaaataactaACTGAATAATTACCTGGTTAACAAACAGACTGACCAACTCACTTAATAGTTACCTAGCTAACAAACACCATTCTGAcgttttaaaggtccagtgtgcaacatttaggagcagctgtcggcagaaattaaatataatatttatatataaatatgttttcatcagtgtttaatcacctgaaaataagaagcgttgtgttttcgttactttagaatcagcctttatatctacagagggagcgggtccccttccacggaggccgccatgttgctccgccatgtttctacagtagcccagaacggacaaatcAATCACCGGCTCTACAGagggcctttcgtgttttttgtgagtttcaCGGCCGCCGTAGTTTGTCCTCCACGCCTGgcaggggagggcgaggcgagcggtgttcagatggctgcaaactgcagtttcaccgctagatgctaCTAAATCCTCCACGCTGGACCTTTAACTTGCTGGCTAACAGAAAGATTCTCTGTCGAATTGactaattaaaaaagaaattaaatagaaattaaataattaggtaattaacaaacaattaattgactgaacatttgtaaaattgactaaataaaaaaataaataattgacaCTATATGACAAATTAACTAGCTAACAAACTTAACTTACCAACTGATTATTGACTATCCATCACACTGACTGAGTGACTTATTTACTATCCAACTTACTAACTGACTGACCAACTAACTAATTAACTTACTGTCTGTCTACCTAACTAATCTGACTGACTTGCTAATTAACTAGCTCATCTCTCTATTAACCACATATCTATCTGACTAAGcaattaactaactaactatatAACTAACTAACTGGCTGACTAGTTGGATGTCTACATTACTGTCTATgttactaactaactaactaactaactatatAACTAACTATATAACTAACtaactctctctcctccccctctccagGCGTGTGGTCATCGCTTCGTTAAACTCTATGGAGCGTTCAATCTCAGACACATGATTGGCCGGTGTTATCTCCGTGGAAACGACCTGCAGTACAACGACACAGACATGCACTGGCAGAACCCCGACCAGCCCTGCAGGTAGGTCACATGACACATGTCACATGATACAAGTCACATGACATGTCCAGTCAGTAaacctgtgtttctgtgtgtgtgtgtttagtcaCCTGGGTGATGTCAGCAGTGAGGTCATGTGTAACATGGGGATTTCTGCCTCCATCACTCAGACAGAAATCATTGTCGGCTCACCTGGAAGCTACGAATGGCAAGGTGAGCTTCTCTTCATCACCGTTTCTCTGCTGTCAGGAAACTGTCATCAGGATTTCAGCTGCAACCGAACACTTTGAGTCTAGTTTCCTttcatttatatgtgtgtgtgtgttttgcaggaaACGTCCATGTCTCCTGGATGAATCCAGATGTTGACTTCGACACCCAGAGGAGCTCCTTCCCCAACCTGCAGCACAGAAACATTTATAtaggtgaactgtccctttaaacctCTCTTCTCATTCTCAGAGTCGTAACTCTGTCAGGTCTGAACTCTCAGACCTGAAACTCACATCGAATCGTTCAGTGCGACTCGCACGTCCAGAGGAGatcatcgtctctgacgtctgtccagaataaacctcatGAATCagcttagaaacagcaggattctcaggcaggttctgcagccgctttcttcgCTAGtgtctaagtttccttcagtctcacagtgatccagagacagctgtctgtccgtccacgggtccactgcagacaggagctgctgactgctggttcggctgctctgatgggacagtctgactacaTGTCAACAGATACAGGCTGAAACAACAAGCTCGCAGTGTGAAAACCTCTGGACTTCTTCATGTGGTTAAAattaactctgtgtgtgtgtgtgtgtgtgtgtgtgtgtgtgtgtgtgcgtaggaTATTCGGTCACTCAGGCTCGACGTCTTCTTTCTCGGGATGATGAAACCATAGTAACAGGTGACGGACTCATTTACTTTCACCTCTCTGTAAAGTTTTGAAGAAGTAAACAGTTGGACTGATGTATTGATCGATCGACTGATCGGCTTATTGATCGCTGTATTGATGAACAGGAGCTCCTAAGGACAGTAAAGAAGATGCTCGTGGCTCCGTGCTGTTGGCGGTGAAACAGTTTGATAAACTGATGACTCAGCAGACTCTGCGCGGTGAACAGATGGGCTCCTACTTCGGTAACGCCGTGGCAACCACCGACCTCAACAACGACGGGTAAGGAAGGGTTTACAGGTCAAGGTCACATGATTCACGCTGAGGTCGCATCCTGTTAGACACCTGTGTCGTCGGCTTTTTGTGTTCCAACCTAAAGGAATCAGAAAGTCCTTCCTGAACAAGGACCTGATAATCAAACTGCGAAAACACGAAAACAGTGTAGATACATTTTAGTTTGGCTGTCAGTGATTTTCACTCGATAAGATTTCTTAGATTAAGTCAAAAAAAGTCTCATTTCAAGGAGTTCTTGTTTCGTCTGAAGCCCACTGGCAGAAATCTGGGTGTCCTGTTTGATTCTGAGCTTTAAGCTTTAAACCACAGATCATAAGTTGTCCAGTGCTGTTTCCTCCAAATCAGAACGTCTCCACAATCAAACCAGCGTTCTCACACCTGGAAAGACTCATTCACACATTCGTCTTCTCGACTCGACAGCTGTAACTCCAGAAGTCTGTCTCTCGCCTCCAGCTGCTCAGAACGCAGCAGCTCGGCTTCTCGCTGGTTTTAACTGACGCCATCACATCACCCCAGTCCGGCTTCtctccactggctccctgttcgaattgattttaagattttactgatcactttAAAAGCACGTGGGTCTGTTGACCCCATGTGAGCCGGCTCGCAGCCCTAGGTCCTCAGGCGGGGCCCTGCTGGCTCGCAGCCATAGCTTCTCAGGCGGGGCCCTGCTGGCTCGCAGCCATAGGTTCTCAGGCGGGGCCCTGCTGGCTCGCAGCCATAGGTTCTCAGGCGGGGCCCTGCTGGCTCGCAGCCCCAGGTCCTCAGGCGGGGCCCTGCTGGCTCGCAGCCCTAAGTCCTCAGGCGGGGCCCTGCTGGCTCGCAGCCCTAGGTTCTCAGGAGGGGCCCTGCTGGCTCGTCAGAGACtccttttaaatcacttcttaaaactcatctttatagACTTGCTTTAATGTGATGCCGTCTTCTTATTCGtgtctttattgcttttattgtttccatttgtttttatttcccgtgtcatgtttttcattgtttttaggTTGTCTTAATTTTGTCTTGATCTGTTTGGCTTCTGCTGTCATGTCGTCCTGTTTCTTTccttgtctgtcaaagcactttgtaaaatctgtttttaaaggtgctgtaaaaataaagtcattaatattattatagtgTAGTTGATTAGTTAAATTATAAGCTgattaactgactgactgaaccACCACACGAGTGCATGTCTCCAGTATTTAGTCTGAGCCCATCACTGCTGTGGATCTGAGACTGGTTACACTGTTTGATGTTATTCTGCTGTTGTTGAATGTGACGGGctgaaaaaattaatttatgcaAAAGAGTGAAGCTTGAagacttttcttttctcctgcaGGTGGAACGACCTGCTGGTGGGCGCTCCTTTTTATTTCCATCGCCAGCAGGAAGCGGGCGGGGCAGTTTATGTTTACATGAATGCAGGAGGTCGGTTTGATTCTCGGCCCAGTGTGGTGCTGAGAGGACCGGCTGGATCGGCGTTCGGCATGTCTGTCACTGCCGCCGGAGACCTGAACCAAGATGGCTTCCAGGGTGAGGACCCTGATAATGAACGGATGTTACTGTTTGAAGAAACCGAAGAAGAGtctgacgtgtgtgtgttttgtgtttcagacTTTGCAGTCGGAGCTCCTttccatgaaacaggaagtgtgatGATCTGGACCGGCAGCAGCGAGGGGGTCTCTACAGAACCGAGCCAGGTCTCACAGTAAACACACCTCTTTATAACAGTCAATGTGTAGGTCACACCTGTAACCCCCCTCCTTCCCCCCGCAGGTGATCCGGGGCAGCACGGTCTCTTCTGGGTTCAGGACTTTCGGGTACTCTATGTCTGGAGGTGTGGATGTTGATGGGAACAAATATCCAGACCTGCTGGTCGGCTCTCTGGACGACACCGTCGCTCTGCTCAGGTACCTCGACCCTCCCCCCATTAGAATTCTATTGATTAATGTTATTGATTGAAGCTCGTCATGATCCGGTTCTGTTGTACACTTCAGTTCTGTAACTACCTGTAACTACCTGTAACTACCGATAGGTACAGTACTAACTATCACTGTAACTAACTAAATATTAATCCGTTACATCAGCAGACCGTTCCAGTTTAACACTTATAACCCGTTTGGTTCTGTGTCACTGCCTCACTGTGTTGATctgtgaagctgctgctgagtcGTGTTATTGATGATATGTTGACTTGATTGATTATTTCCTCAGAACTCGTCCAGTCGTTCACCTCAATAAAACCCTCAGAGTTTCTCCGGACGTCGTCGACCCGAACAGCTGTGACTTATGGTGAGATTCAAGCTCGTTACCTGCTAACAGCTAATGGCTAACAGCTAATGGCTAACACGCTgactccctgtgtgtgtgtgtatgtgtgtgtgtgtcagtattcAGGTGGAGGTGTGTTTCTCCTACATCTTCAGCACCGGAGAGAAGCACGACAGAGACAACATCAGTGAGTGAACAGCTGTACCCGAATGTTCATCAGTACACCTTCCCCCCACTCAGTTGGTTTGTATCTCGGCCGCTTTGAGACTCAGTATAGTTTACATCCTGTGTTGCTCTGTGCACAGTGACGCTGCTAAAGAACAAAGTGCAGCTGATTGAAGGTCGGACCAATAACTGTCACAACAAATCAATGTATCGTCATGGATACAGCGTCATGGCGATTCTGCCTGTTCTTTCTGCTTTACTGACTCAATTTAGAAACAAATTACAGGTGAAGTAAGATAACTCAAGCTCATGTTGATGAAGTCAGTGTGTGACGGCTGCATGAAGCTGCATCACATGTACAATATGGACCGACAACACGGAGGAGCCCCACAGCCACTGTGTGTTTGACTTAGCCACGTTAGCCGCTGCGCGTCTCTTAGCGCGGATgctaatgtctgtctgtccgtcctccactttggtccagactgaaacatcagcagctgctggactgtgacaagacgtgcttcatcgttcatgctcccctcaggatgaactgcaataactctgctgatcctctgactttccatctagcgccaccatcaggtcgacatgttaacgcgtccgacactgtggttcatgaccaaacacctgcagagctgatggcgctcccatcagcctcagctggactctgtgttcactgctaactagctaatgttagcatgctaacaggctaaacaaAGATGgggaacatggtgaacattatacctgctaaacatcagcatgctagcattgtcacggtgagcatgttagcatgctgttgtTAGCATTCAGCTTGTACAGTCTCGTTTTTATATACTGATGTCGTGCAGCCTGACATTAAAGGAACATTCTAGTATTTTTCAACctgcattttattaattaattaattaattaattaatgacttTACAGTCAGCACCTCCTGtagagaaacaggaaacaggactcGTGGATATGTGAGCAGCCTCCTGCAGTTTTCTAAagaaactgacattttacaaattGAACAGAAATCCTTTCTAAGAGTCTCTGAAGTGAACAcagactgcagctgctggatTAGCTTCTGTTAGCTTCTGTCGCTAACCTGACAGATGGAGTGTTTATGAGGACATGATGCTAACGAGTCTGTTTATGGTCAGGACTAATTAATTATCACCAACCAGCTtcctgtgtgtttacagctgtgtgtgtgtgtgtgtgtgtgtcactttgtTGATTAACAGCAGGTATTAATTGACAGCTTCTTCCTGTCAACAAATCAGGTCGGCTAATTAGCTGAGagagcacgcacacacacacacgcacacacacacacacacacacatacacgcacacacacacacacacatcagatgaCATCATATTGTGTCCTCGTGTCcttgtcttctgtgtgtgtttttttctgaatgatAAATCACATTACAGAAACTGATATTATTACgtctgagaaacacacacacacacacacacacacattaacacacacacacagacacacacacatgtgtgtgtgtgccttcatgttcttatatcccagcggggactttaacctgaaggCACACTAACGGGGACAGgcggctttttgagggttaagacttggttttcgggttcaggttacagttaggtGAAGGTTGGGGAAAGCATTGTCAATGACAgtgaaacaagtgtgtgtgtgtgtgtcctggtcgTGTCTCATTAATTTGACCAATCAGAGACGAGGTCACACTGTTGCTATGAcaccacacctccacacacacaggatgcaTACAGATACACTCACAGACAGCTGCTGATATGAGTGGATTCAGATATTAATGAACATTAATTATTATTCATAATAAATTGAACAGTATTATTTCTATCTGTGGTCCCTGAACCTGTCTGCAGAATAAAACCACGTCTGATGAAATGAATACACACAACACGATGAACACACAGCACATACTGCAGCTACTAAAAAGGGacaaatgtgaataaaaattaaagaaacagCTAGAAATCTTTGCGTTGTGAAGCTGATAGAacttatttctgcatttttatatATGAAATCTGTATTTCTACATAAATCTCATGTTTATGACATTTCGTACTTAACAATTATATTTACAGACCGTGCTGTTTATTGGTAATGCTAATATTAAGGTCTGTGTCttacagccaatcagagggctGTGTCTTTctttaactgtctgtctgtctgtctctcagctgtCCACTTCACTGTGACCGCTGACGTCACCAGCCCCGAGCCCCGCCTCCATTTCCGTGACAACGGGCAGAGCGTGTACTCTGGTTACCTGTCGATGCCgaaaaaacaatgtgaaaccCTGAGAGTCAGACTGctggtgagacacacacataacagaTAACAGTCTGATGCACTGTTAGCGCCCCCTacaggctgcagtgttcattacaGCCACATTTGTCCTGAGGAGGGCGCTAAAGGAAGGATCATCGAGTCATTAACAGCTAAAGGGATCGtcctctggagagcaggaaGGAGATCAGATTATTTACTGATCTGTGGATGTTAGAgagatatttttacatttattaacagCGAATCTGAAGGAAAATGTTGGAACTGtattgaaatttaaataaaaatctgtgGGCCTGAACAACTGAAAATAAACGCTAAAACCGCCACAGCTATTACTACCAATAATAAGAAGAAATGCACTCATGAACATGTTTGTGGCTCGACTCTAAATGTGGTGCTTGATTTCTGAGGGGAAAAGCATCTCAGATCTGAAATGTGATGCAAAAGTATTTGACGTTTAATTTAAGGAAGTTGTGTTGTGTGAGATAAGACCGACTGATTCACATCCTGCTTCTCCACCAGGGttcagaggaaaaacagaactTTCTGTTCAAGATGCTGCAACAAACCTCTGACCGCGTCTGAAAGGAACACTTTTTAAAGTCCTTTTAGGTTTAAAgatttttaacagacatttttagACATAACTTGTTTAGAGAACAGGAGGATTTCTCAGACTGCTGCTTTAAAGAGCATTGGTGGATGTTGAGTTTTCAGTTGGTCTACATGCAGGTAAAAGCATCCAGAAGTGCAGGTTGAGGTAAAGTTCACGATGTTCTGGGCTCGTCCTGTCACGTCTTCATGTAGTTCTTATCAGTATATGTTTTTCtgcttgtttgcagttttgACGTCTGTTGTTCAGTTTTGATTCAGTTCAGGACGACAGATATCCAAAGACTCAGTGAACGTCGTCCGGTACGCTGACATCATGTTTCAAACCTGTCACATCAGGCCTGATGTTAAAGCCCTATGCTGCTGTTTATAGTCCATTAACTATAAATCCTGTTGACTTCACATTCCTGCTGGTCATTCTCCAAATCAGCTCTCTGCTTTCAGCCAGATTTCTTTCAGCTGGTTTCACTTAATTTAAATCAACCTGCAGAGACCTGAAACCTGCAGAGACATAATCCTTCACAGTCTGTGTTTAGTCATGTTTATGTTCTGTTAAGGTCAAGTCATCATCACGTGCCGTGATGCTGTTAACAGCAGACTGCTGGTGCGTTCAACGACACTCTGGAGTCATCTGTTGCACTGACAAGCTGTCGTCAGAGGATCAAAAGACAGAggacaaacaataaacaaacgtggacaaagagaaaagaagaacgGTTCCTCGTATGAAAAGTGTTGTTGAGgttctgttctgtgtttttgtgttctgCAGAGTCCAATCCGGTACAAAGTGGAACCTTTGGTATTCTCACTGAACGTCTCTCTGTACGAGAAGCTTCTTAAGAAAAGAAATGACGTACAGGACCTGAAACGCTTTCCTGTGCTGAGCCAGACACCCCGACCTATCAAGACCCAGGTCAGAACCCACAGAACCCATCAGAAACCAGGTCAGAACCTGGCAGAACACAGTTTAGAGCAAAATTTATAATCAATCATAAAAAAGATCATATTCCAGGTCATATCCATCAGAACTCACTTTAAACAACATCTGAACCTGCATTAGAACCCACCACAGAACCAATCAGAACCTAAGTCAAAACCCAGGTCATGACCTATCCAAACCAAGGTCAGAAACAAACTTTGTTCTTGAGAAAACAGGAGAACTCAGCTCAGAACTCAACACCAAGTAAGAATTCAAGAGAACTCACTCACTGTTTGAATGTTCCTTCACTGATCTTAAATTCCTTCATCTATCAGATCCACATCCAGAAGGCCTGTGGTTCTGATAACCGTTGCCATAGTAACCTGCAGATGGCCGCCCAGTTCACAGATGAGAACCAGAAACCCTTCCCCATGTGAGTGAACTCCTTCTCTGTACCAGACTGTGGGTCCACTTTAAGGAAACATAAGCTCTTTGtgttaaaacatacagttttgTGGGTTTAACACACAGCTGCTCAGGTAACTATTGATTATTCATATTGAGCATATCAAATATGTTTGATTACTAATAAGAGAAGTAGTACAGCAGTATTATTCAAAGAGGCACTTTGTTCCTTGGGTCAGTTGTtataataaattaaagaaaCATAGTGGGTCTAAAGCTGAGTTTAGGTATGCGACAAACCCTGctctcattttcattattgctcTGTGATTTCTCTGCAggaatgtgttttattgtggaTCATGTGACACACTGACTCCACaacattacaattacattacaaGTCTACTAGCAGCCTACAATATCTAGTTTACTAATTCTAAAGCTACTCCCACTGCTGACATGCTAGATTAGTTTGCTCTGAAAATGTTAGCATAACTTTGTTAGCATTAGCACTAGGCCTGTGAATTTTGTCACATACCTTTACTTAAGACTTGCCCTCATGGACTTGACTACTTGACTGAGACCTGATGTGCATTTGCCCTAAAGTACCTGGGAATTGACCTGAGACTTAACTTGGACTTACCTTAAAGGACCTGACTACTTGACTTGAGACTCAATTTACACTTGCCCtaaaagacttgagacttgacttggacttccCCTTTGGAACTTGACTACTTAACTTGGCTTGATTTACACCTGCCCTAAAAGACAAAGACTTGCCAAAACTACCTGGGACTTGACTTGAGATTTAACTTGGACCTTCCTTAAATAACCTGGGATTTGACCTAGAGTTACCGTTAAAGACCTGGGAGTTGAGCCTTGACCTAAAGGACTGAACTATGATTAGCAGCTCTCTCACATCACAAAAGTTACATGTCCTAACTAGGTCAGTGTATCATCTCTCAACTTATTGTCCCAACTGACCTCAGACTGTTGCTGTCATGTTgtgatttgtgtatttttgtgaatgtttctgtgtttccagGCAGAAGGACAGTCAGGTGTTGTACTACAACGGCAGCATTAACCGATTGTTTCTGGAGGTTAATGTCAGCAACACACCGTCACCGGGCCGACCAGCAGAGGATGCTCACAATGCTGCTTTGAACATTAGCATCCCACCGTTGCTCATATACTCCGGAGTCCGAACGAAGGTAGTGAAGCTAAGGGTCTTTGTCATCCAGCTTTTAGCAGGTGGGGAACAAGACAATGGTGATGTAGAGCAGAGTGCCATCTGCATAGAAGTGGATATTTAAGCTGAAGCTGTGAATTAAGTTACTGAGCATGACCATGTTGGTAGAGAAGAGTGGTGGACTAAGCATTCATGGACACCATATGTTACAGTATGAAAAGATAAACTGGAATGGTTTATTAGaaactattaataataaataaccgGAAAGACTTGCAATTTGCTTATGAAAACTTGACTGGGACCAGACATAAAGGACTTGGGGTTGACTTAAAACTTGACTTGAAGTTGCTTTTAAAATATCCGGGACTTCACTTGGGACTTCACTTGGACTTGCCTTAAAGGACTTGGGATTTGACTTGAGATTTGCACTTGACTGGAGATCTTACTTGGACTTACCTTAAGGAACCTGACTAACTGGCTTGagactttatttatatttgccCTAAAGCACCTTGGATTTTACTTGATGCTCAACTTGGTATAAAGGACTTGACTAattgacttgggacttgacttGAAACTTGATTTTGCCTTTCCCTAGCAGACCTGGGGCTTTACTTGATACTTGAcatgagacttgacttggacttagCCTAAAGGACCAGGGACTTAACTTAGACCAGTTACTTTTACAGtcagtcctgtgtttgtttgtgtttcagggtGACATCCAGGCAATGGTGCATTGTTCTGTTGAGGACTCTGTTCTTCTGTGTGAGCTGGGGAACCCATTCAAAAGGAACCAGAAGGTACAGAGCGTTCTTGACAGTCAA
This genomic interval from Siniperca chuatsi isolate FFG_IHB_CAS linkage group LG21, ASM2008510v1, whole genome shotgun sequence contains the following:
- the LOC122869156 gene encoding integrin alpha-3-like isoform X2, coding for MATGVCVMLSVWVGVCVASNLDTSFPLLKTGGDGSLFGLSVALHQDLKTDSYLLLVGAPRERAEPNVPANRTGGVYSCPITADQSDCSRMKLIDPDLNLSEDLIEDMWLGVSVASQGRPGGRVLACGHRFVKLYGAFNLRHMIGRCYLRGNDLQYNDTDMHWQNPDQPCSHLGDVSSEVMCNMGISASITQTEIIVGSPGSYEWQGNVHVSWMNPDVDFDTQRSSFPNLQHRNIYIGYSVTQARRLLSRDDETIVTGAPKDSKEDARGSVLLAVKQFDKLMTQQTLRGEQMGSYFGNAVATTDLNNDGWNDLLVGAPFYFHRQQEAGGAVYVYMNAGGRFDSRPSVVLRGPAGSAFGMSVTAAGDLNQDGFQDFAVGAPFHETGSVMIWTGSSEGVSTEPSQVIRGSTVSSGFRTFGYSMSGGVDVDGNKYPDLLVGSLDDTVALLRTRPVVHLNKTLRVSPDVVDPNSCDLCIQVEVCFSYIFSTGEKHDRDNITVHFTVTADVTSPEPRLHFRDNGQSVYSGYLSMPKKQCETLRVRLLSPIRYKVEPLVFSLNVSLYEKLLKKRNDVQDLKRFPVLSQTPRPIKTQIHIQKACGSDNRCHSNLQMAAQFTDENQKPFPMQKDSQVLYYNGSINRLFLEVNVSNTPSPGRPAEDAHNAALNISIPPLLIYSGVRTKGDIQAMVHCSVEDSVLLCELGNPFKRNQKGQVLIIFQLDENSLDTREIQSLLQLSTLSEQSDLSPVSVSMLMEYSLQTSLTLINPPGPTSFSGHVIGESAMEKTEDVGSLLLFTLQVHNNGKPLGRLGNLQVEFDWPMEVSNGKWLLYLAEIEVNGTSEPRCAPPGNLINPLDLMLSKEETKKKRSLEEEVKGNEEEQIEKILPVFHLQGQKKKSYTLDCAHGANCVTFICPLVNMRNSATLTVRARLWNSTMIEDYSDARSVLVRVQATLKLQTNKPTINMESHSTEIEVHIYPEPGQQVDASTPLWIILVSVLAGVLLLALICLLLWKCGFFKRASTRELYQAKTQKAHMKSQLSENERLDEEL
- the LOC122869156 gene encoding integrin alpha-3-like isoform X4: MWLGVSVASQGRPGGRVLACGHRFVKLYGAFNLRHMIGRCYLRGNDLQYNDTDMHWQNPDQPCSHLGDVSSEVMCNMGISASITQTEIIVGSPGSYEWQGNVHVSWMNPDVDFDTQRSSFPNLQHRNIYIGYSVTQARRLLSRDDETIVTGAPKDSKEDARGSVLLAVKQFDKLMTQQTLRGEQMGSYFGNAVATTDLNNDGWNDLLVGAPFYFHRQQEAGGAVYVYMNAGGRFDSRPSVVLRGPAGSAFGMSVTAAGDLNQDGFQDFAVGAPFHETGSVMIWTGSSEGVSTEPSQVIRGSTVSSGFRTFGYSMSGGVDVDGNKYPDLLVGSLDDTVALLRTRPVVHLNKTLRVSPDVVDPNSCDLCIQVEVCFSYIFSTGEKHDRDNITVHFTVTADVTSPEPRLHFRDNGQSVYSGYLSMPKKQCETLRVRLLSPIRYKVEPLVFSLNVSLYEKLLKKRNDVQDLKRFPVLSQTPRPIKTQIHIQKACGSDNRCHSNLQMAAQFTDENQKPFPMQKDSQVLYYNGSINRLFLEVNVSNTPSPGRPAEDAHNAALNISIPPLLIYSGVRTKGDIQAMVHCSVEDSVLLCELGNPFKRNQKGQVLIIFQLDENSLDTREIQSLLQLSTLSEQSDLSPVSVSMLMEYSLQTSLTLINPPGPTSFSGHVIGESAMEKTEDVGSLLLFTLQVHNNGKPLGRLGNLQVEFDWPMEVSNGKWLLYLAEIEVNGTSEPRCAPPGNLINPLDLMLSKEETKKKRSLEEEVKGNEEEQIEKILPVFHLQGQKKKSYTLDCAHGANCVTFICPLVNMRNSATLTVRARLWNSTMIEDYSDARSVLVRVQATLKLQTNKPTINMESHSTEIEVHIYPEPGQQVDASTPLWIILVSVLAGVLLLALICLLLWKCGFFVRRRAWRAAAFHQGRIMGKDKQQQHTDADGFLIQNDVSSSRNRKSPKHWVTSWTETH